The sequence TAGGGGTCTCTACCTTAGGAGTGCATCTACAGCTTAACCAATATAACTATTACTATGCATAGCACATGAGCAAAACTAGTATCATTCAAAAACtcatttgtaccttaacccaaataattattattgtgcaTAGCACGGGAACAAAACTAGTATCACTCAAAAACtcatctgcaccttaacccaaaTAATTATTAATGTGCATCGCACGGAAGCAAAACTAGTATCACTAATAAACTCTATTTGATTTAGCGTTTTGAATAGTGGAATTCTACGTATGAATTTAGTTATTATTTTCGGTCTTATGTACCTACTATGTTGCATGATTCTCTCATTAAATCTCAAATAGGATTGAATGAAACTATAGTTTGATAATCATATCTCATctgaaacaaataaacatgtattCTATTGACAAAAACATAGATACGAGAAGCCACACAAATTAAAGATAACTCAATGCACCTTGCCCTTTTATGATGCTACTATTGACTTGGAGAATCCTCTAAAATGGCAAAATTGGAAATGTTATTTATAGTAATTGTATTATTTAATGGTTGTATTGATTACCATCACATGCATCTTTaagtaataaatattttttttactcattaaATGTCGACGCATGTTAATCAATAATCACCGAGTTTTGAATATGAAACCGAAACAGATAAAGAGTTAAACAAACTTCGAACATAGTAGTATAACATAACTATATTTCTCAGCatgagaaagaaaaataatacgTACAAAACGTTACAAATACTGTAATAATATTAACCACTTCCATTGAAGCTGAACAATTGAATAAGTTGGGAAATTATGCACCAACTATACACGCGGAATATCTATTTACATAAAATGTTACCATAAACAACAAAACTTTTTTCcattccttttttctttttcttttttaaactATCAAATCCCTTAATTTTACACTCATAAATATAAACATCTCAATGCATTAACATCATCCACAACTCCGACTGCTGCAGCATCAACCTCCGGCTGTAGAATCTGTCGAGCCAGCCTCTTGGAGACGCATCCAACAGTCTCCGGGAGACGGCACTAAAGTCGCAAAGGGGCAAAGAGAATGCAGTCAGTCTCAGAAATGGATGCTTCGTAATccctagggatgtcaatgggtGGGTTTTACCCGGACCAGAACCAGAACCGTTCATTACCCGTTAAGCTATAAGCAATGGTTCTGGTTATGGTTCTAGACCCGACCCATTTAGACCCTAAACCTGACGGGTCCAGATCCGACCCGACCCGTTTGTTATGGGTCCAGTCCGACCCGACCTGTTTTGCCGCTAACCCACCACCACCCAcccctccatttttttttttttttaaaatttttcctccccaatcccaccacagccccgccacccccacccaccccccaccccccccacccccctccaaattttttttttttttttttcaaaaaattttcctccccaattccaccccagccccgccacccccacccaccccacccaccccccacccacccctcaaatttttttttttttaatttttttttaaaatttttcctccccaatcccaccccagccccgccacccccacccaccccacccaccccccacccccccctccaaatttttttttttttttaaaaatttcctccccaattccaccccagccccgccacccccacccccccccctccaaaaaattttttttttaatttttttaaaaatttttcctccccaaccccaccccagccccgccacccccacccaatttttttttaatttttttaaatttaaaaaaaattaatttttttttttaaattaaaaaaaaattggagggggGGTGGgtgtgggtgggggtggcggggctggggtggaatTGAGgaggaaattttttttaaaaattaaaaaaaaaaattggggggaggggggggtgagggggggtgggggtggcggggctggggtggaattgggaggaatttttttttaaaaattaaaaaaaaaaattttggagggggggtggggtgggggtgggtgggctgggtgtgggtgggggtggcggggctggggtggggtggAATTGAGgaggaaattttttttaaaaattaaaaaaaaaaaattggggggggggggggggggggggtgggtgggggtggcggggctggggtggaattggggaggaaatttttttaaaaaaattaaaaaaaaaaaaaaattttttggagggggggtggggggtggctgggggtgggggtggctgGGTCTTGGTCATGAGACCATGGGCTTTCTTAAGTTTGGTAATGGGTATTATTGGGTCTATGGGTCTTATAATACCCATGGGTAATTAACCTACCCACACCCATTAATTTTTCACTTAATGGTCTGGTCCGGTGTGGATCCATTAAGCAATGGGTCGGTTCTGGTTCCGGAACCGTaacaattttaatggttctggTCCGGGTAAAACCCacccattgacatccctagtaaTCCCTTTCACTATTCCATCAAGAATCAAAATGGCAGACAAATGAAAACTCAATTATGCAGCCACAAAGAAACCATTCCCCACTACTTTTCCTACAACAGATTCCGGCCACCACCCCCTCCTCTAGCACAGTCCCACCACGAAAAAAACGTATGGAAGAGACAATTCGAGGCCCCACGAGCACCTCTATAATGCACATCAATCTCAAGCAGAGATAGTTTCTTTCTCATAGTTTCTCAGATGGGCCAGCAGATAAAGATCCACCGAGActtaataaattaaagaatCAGCGATATAATTAAGCCAAGCAACGAAAAGATGAGGTGATATGGCAAACCTCAGCTATTCTTGACAATGTGCCCTTTCAAGAATTCAAATATTTGACTCCAGCCAGCTGTTGTTGCCCACCTGATGTCAAATAAGTGCTTACATCGGACGGGGCCCAATGGTTCTCAATCCTCGAATACCCCCAAAATACGTAGCGATTTAGTGGATAGGGTTACTTGCCAGCCCATCGTGCAATGAATTCACAGGCACATACAAAAGCCGCCTCTCAAAGGAGATCATATCCAGTTTCTAATACTGATGTTGCCTTATGTTAAAGTGGAATTGGCAGACCATAATTGTGGAATGACCTAATCCGTCCGTCCCAGGTAGCGGTGACGATAACCATGCCCCATGCATGAGAAGTTGATGAACTCTGGAAAGAAGTCCTGAAGAGCTTGTACTCGGACTTGCTCATCGAAGATGTTATGGCTCGGGGACTTGGTGCAGGAAGCTTTTCCTCCGGCCATGTTGCTGAGCCCCTCGAGTTGGAGTCTATGGGAAAATCTTGGCTTAGTGAGAAGCCAGTGGATGAAAAGAATGGCAATGAATGAACTGAGCTGTTGCGGAGCGTGTTAGATTTTAAGCCAGGCCATGTTATAGCAACGGAGGCATCAGCTGAGAAGCATTCGAATGACCTAACAAGTTTTGGGTGTGAGAAAGTTGATTCTCCCTCACCATTATAGCTCCAAATATAAATATGTGAATCCTCAGATGCTGATACAATATGCTTTCCGCATGGAGTTAACGAGGCAGAAATCTGGTTCCCTGTATTGCGAAGGCCTGGCCACAAGGATAGCGATTAGTTAATTTACAGAAATTTGGGAAACTGGTCAAGAATAATTTTCACCGAAATCAGGAGTAAAGCCAAACAGGTAGCTAGCACCTGAATCTATACATAATTTGtaacaaaaaatacaaaaagaaTAAAGTATATACCTTTGTATTTTTCGATCACATTTAGTGCACCATCTACAATTCTGACTTGTGAATCAGCAGAAGTAACCAAGATTTTTGCTGGGTCGTGTGGTAAGAACTGCATCATTGTAAACGataatttaacaaataaataaataaagcaagCTAATATTCTCGTAAAGTCAGTTATTCGGCACTAACCTGAAAGCCAATTATCCTTTTGCAGGGCGACTTCTTCTTACCGGCTAAACACATCTGTCTCTCCAGCTGGAAGTGATTATCTGATACAAgcaacaaaagaaattaatgtcCTGCAAAATACACGTCCAATTTAAAGtaaaatcataatttatcaTTGAAAAGAAAAGGCCACAAATCAGCATGAAGAATAATTGGAGATAAAACTAGACaaataataattgaataatgACATTTACACAATTCAAAACAGAGAAATAGAAATAAATGACATTCACAAAGGCTAGAACAGAGGAAAGTTCGAGAATTCCATAAAAAGTTACCTGATATATTGAAGAAGTGACAGGTCCCTGTAATACAACCAATGATCCCTCCCTGTTTAACAAgcaaatctaaaataattacaaatatgGCTTATGAGATATAAAGTTGTAATATAAACAGGGCAGTAAAACAGACCTGTGCATCAGGGCGGTACGAAACAGCAGTGACTATGTCCTTTGTTTCCGTCCAGTCAATAACTTGAGAGCCGCTGATGCTCCACATTCGGACCTTTCCATCTATTGAACCACTGATGAAGTAATCGTCATCGACAGGGTTGAACTGAACGCAGGTTACTGCACAGCATTACGTGGGGTCTTTAGCCAAGGAAATCAGCAACAAAAAACCAGatttagttttaaatttttcGTTTCATTAAGGCATACAACAAGTACTTACCGTAATCTGTATGGTGGAAGACCTTGACACAATGGTCAACCCCGACCATCCACAAGCGAACAGTTTTATCAACGGATGATGAAAGCAGGCACTGCAAGGAAACAAATAAGACTGTTTATTCCCATTTAACCAAAACCAAATTATATTATTCTACAAATTGATTGCAAGTATTACACCTACATTATTCTTTGACCATGAAATATCCAAGATCTCCCCGCTGTGTCCATGGAAAACATGCAATGGCTCCTCTAAAATACGGAAAACCTTTCGAGGGAAAACAATACAGGCAGAGTCTGGTGTCTTTCTCAGCCCCATAGATTTACCAAATCTATCTTTTTCCGCTATGCGAGGTGCCAATTCAGAAAGATGATTCACCGAGAAGTACACACATGATGGATCTGCATCCGGAATGTCAATCATTTCTGATCTCTCATCTTCCACCACTTGCCATATTCTCACAATCTTGTCTTCACCAGCGCTTGCTAGGTACTGCCCATCAAGGCTGAATTTCATCGCCAATATTGACCCCTCGTGGGCTTGGATATCTTGTCCTGTGAAGAGGCCTGAGAGTTCTTTTAGCTTTTTCCGACAATGTTGAACCTTGACCCTACGATTCTTTTTCCCCTGAGCTTGGCTGAAACAATGTAATCTCGCATCATCTTTATCATCTTTCACATTCACACTCATCATACAACTCATGGAGCGCCATTTACTCAACCACCTATCCATCAATCTATCAATGAAAGTAGGTGCATCATGATTGAACTCAATCTCCCTCTTTACAAGTTGCTGACCTGAGGGAGAGGATTGAGCCTCAAATTTTCCAGATGATTGAAACTGGTCCAACCCACCGGCCCAAACCTCTCCTAGCCTGTCATTTTGCACCACCCTAAATTCAGTTCCAACATTACAAGTCCTACTGATATCATTTGAACCGATTCCATGGGGCATATCCAAATCATCAGCATTCCAACTAGACAAAGAAGAGAGGCTAGAAGAGAAACTATCTTTGATACCTGAAGTTCCCAACACAGCCCCATCGTCCTCCATAATTCTGTAAATATCTCCAATGAAAAAACCACCATCACCACTATCACGGGCATCCACAGAATTCTCTCCCTCAGATGCATCGGGGCTCAGCATCCATTTAATGAATTTGCTGCGGCGCTCCCTAACACTTCGAGGTATACTAGTCCATAGCTCATATTCCCAATCTTTAGATGATGAGACATTATCCACATCAGGCTCTTGTGCAATGTGCTCGAGGGCGTCAAAAAACCGCGATTCTTCGCCCTCGTCACTGAAGCTATCCATGACTGCTCAAGTTCAAGCCATGGAAAGACAAAGTAGACCCCTCTTCAAAAGATAAGCTTTTGAAAACCTAGGCAATGTGCTTATTGCTTTCCAATATAAAACCTTTAAACAAACAGAGAGAAACACAGATTAAGTGATAAAAAAATTGCTGACTAAACAAACACAGCAGCACCACAACCAAGGTTTTCAGCAAAActataaaacaatattaaaataGAAACACCACAACAGCAAGAACATAAAACAATTACTATACAAAGTGATAACTAAACATGGGAAACATAAACAATAGATCCAACATGGATCCCAATCCACACACATTGTAACTGGCCCTTCCACATCAATAGCTCCCACAacaataacaaataaaaaaatgaagaggAAAAATTCAAACTTTTCATCTAGAAAGAACACAGAAACCCGAACACATTTAACCCAGAAACCGAAAACCCATCACCTAAAAACGACTTTCCAAACCCCCAACAACGAATTATGGCATTAAAGGCTATAGTTGGGCGAATTAAACAAATATCATCAAGAAAACCACATCATTTGCAACGATATAACAATGAAAAGTCATAGAATTGGAAGATTTGCTCACATGGGTTTGATTCAGATTTATGAGATCGAATTAGAACAGAGGGATCGAGGGGTTTGGTTTCTCTCTCTACAAAGTAGAAAGGGAGCAACAAATAGGACTGCCCATTAAAGAAAATGGGAATTCGAGAAAAATCATAGCTCATGGAAAAATTAAGGGGGCCAAAAAAGAGGGTGaaaaaataatctaaaaatGGAAAATGAAAAAGGCAGAAATTCCTTGATATCCGTGAATGGATGGCCCGAGAAACGAGATTGCGAGCTccgtttgtgtgtgtgttgtgtgtgtaaCAGTGCGTGTGCTAAACAGTATTCTCTGCAATTATGCCCCAATTTACTCACcgaaattttctctctctctccatataCATATATCAGGAATACAACCAAACgatttttaataatatagataagataaaatagagaattttctatatataagaagatgttttaaaaaaaaaaaactaatgcaataattttatttaaattatatcgTCGGGGATAAAGACAAAAGACTAATAAAAGGTAAGCAATTTTCCTTGTTTTCTTTTTGTGAGGTTATGACTACATTTTTATTATAAGAAACTgcaaatttgaataattttatatataaaaaaagggcTAATTGCCTTCTAAGGACACTAAAGTTAGATTGGACTGACTCATTATGTCAATAAAGTTTGTATAGATTGCTATGTTTTTAATCGCCCTTTGCATCTATTCGTTCGATATATATCGTTCAATATAGATCACtcacatattttaatataatttttacagtaTGAATCACTTACTATAATACGTATAAGTAAATATCTTAATAGAATATGTGTACGATCCGCACTGTACGAACATTTgcattattaaaatatatacatattattttTGGTGATGTTATTGAATATTACCAAAGGCATATAATAAACGATTTTTGATTGTTTAGTCATTGGAGTCTATTATACATGTATATGTGTTAATAGAGATGATTTGGtaaatattattcaactatgatttattatttccatcataaaatcatttcagttaatttatcttcaattttctttctttaataaagatcttttttttgttgaataaaATTATCTCTCGGACTTTTATACTCAAATTATCTAAACATTTTTACAacttttaaattattgtaactTATAAATTCTGTAAATAAGTTTAACCAAACACTTACGCGAGTTGTTTTTATCTAGGTCCCAATTAAAGCAGTTTTTtagtataattaaattttaagttgAGCCTTTTTCCTTCTTTAATTAATGCTCGATCCTATTTTGTTGTTGGTTTAACAAATGGATGAGGTCATTTTTGTATTAGCAGTGAAAATCAATAATTGTTCTCaaaaaatagttttaatttATGGCCAAAATTAAGTATTTTAGATGGAATTTCTCTCGCCCCTTCTTTATTGTACGTAAAAAAACATAACATCTATCTATTTTCCTTACTTTCACGTCTTTCGCCGAAATCCTAGTTCTTCGTCGCGCCACCACCGCTCTGAAGTCATAATCTTCCCATCGTGTTGCTAAAACCTTTGCTCTGACACACTGTCGTCAATATACTAACATATACTTCGgtcaatttcttatttttttcgaaatctCTTTCTCATGTTGCCATCTTTTTCTCCGATTTTCTTCGTCGTTGCCGTCAACATCATCTTCTCCAGATCACAGTGAAATATGACTTCTATGAGTTCGAATAGTTCAAGGAGTTCCAGATCTACGATAATTATGAGATGTAAATCTATATCTAAAAAGATCTGGAACGAAACTGTAAGAATTCGTATTATCATTTTCAAGATCTGTCGTGTCACCTGAAGAAATTGAATGGGCCAATGTGACCATTAGCCTTATCCATGTCGTCTGTACCAAGATCAGTTGGGGTAAAGACTAGTACAATTAGTGCGAATGGAGCCATTACCATCATTCATGCTAGCTGCCTGAGATCTATCCCGCATATGTGATGAACGAGTCGAATGAATAAACAAATTTGTTCCATCCATACCAAGTGCGCAGGATGCAATAAATAAGATAACAATCTCCAACCTTCTTCGATTCTTCACCGTCGCATCCGCACAACGCTTTTCGCACCAATCgtataataaaagtgaaatttatCCTAATAAAACCAACATTTAACATGAATGATGCAAAATGGAATATTGGCATTCGTGCCAAACATTTGGCGCGACATAGATTGGGCAAATGGTACGAATATGCCATTTTCAGACCATCTGTTCCAGCATTTGGCAAAAACATACCTTGAGACGAATGGTGTGAAATTGAATATTCGTATCATTCGTCTCATGTGCTTGCAtgacataaatttgaaataacacGGAATAGCACAAATTTGAAATAACATTTTATTCATCTTATTCATTTTTAGAACAAATCCAACTACAAATACAagtacaaaataaaacaaaacctAACCATATGTCATAACTAAATTTATAATGATTTCAACTGGATACCACTGGGGATCTTTCGCCAACGAATCCATGTTTTAGGCACAAGCACCTATTATGAGTAGTGCTAATGGCCACGTTGACCGGCTGATATGACAGATTTTGGAACGAATACTATTCGTTCAATTGATTCAAGATTTGCTTAAAACTACATTTACATCTCATAACCCTTGTAGATCTCGAATGAAATTATATTTGTAGAAAAAGATGTTGATGCGGTGTACGGGTGACATTGGAGAAAAGGTCGTCggagatagagaaagagaaCAACTCTACAACGAGAGGAATAGGGCTTCAAAGCAACTCAGAGGCGCGACGGAGGAACTCGATAAtttgaaagaaagagagaaagagagagagcatgTGTTTTTGTACGAACAAGAAAGAATGACAGCGGTCATCTCGTccaaaatactaaaaattagctatattttattgaaataataTTGGATAGACAATTATTGATTTTCACTATATCCAACAGATATTTCACACTATTAAACTAAATGGAgccaaaattaatttttatatataaaaggagAACCACTCCCTACGGTATTTATCTGTTAAAACTTCACTATATCACCATTAATtaatatactaataattaaattaattatcaattacataatatgtataaaactatatgtatatatgattCATTTTGCTTAAAGAAATTTCACATGTAAATTAACCAACTCAATTTTATTCTTTGTatgataaaatattactccTATTAAAGAATTGAAACATATTTTCTATAAATacaacataatatatatatatatatagatagtaCCAAATCAA comes from Salvia miltiorrhiza cultivar Shanhuang (shh) chromosome 3, IMPLAD_Smil_shh, whole genome shotgun sequence and encodes:
- the LOC131014688 gene encoding uncharacterized protein LOC131014688 — encoded protein: MDSFSDEGEESRFFDALEHIAQEPDVDNVSSSKDWEYELWTSIPRSVRERRSKFIKWMLSPDASEGENSVDARDSGDGGFFIGDIYRIMEDDGAVLGTSGIKDSFSSSLSSLSSWNADDLDMPHGIGSNDISRTCNVGTEFRVVQNDRLGEVWAGGLDQFQSSGKFEAQSSPSGQQLVKREIEFNHDAPTFIDRLMDRWLSKWRSMSCMMSVNVKDDKDDARLHCFSQAQGKKNRRVKVQHCRKKLKELSGLFTGQDIQAHEGSILAMKFSLDGQYLASAGEDKIVRIWQVVEDERSEMIDIPDADPSCVYFSVNHLSELAPRIAEKDRFGKSMGLRKTPDSACIVFPRKVFRILEEPLHVFHGHSGEILDISWSKNNCLLSSSVDKTVRLWMVGVDHCVKVFHHTDYVTCVQFNPVDDDYFISGSIDGKVRMWSISGSQVIDWTETKDIVTAVSYRPDAQGGIIGCITGTCHFFNISDNHFQLERQMCLAGKKKSPCKRIIGFQFLPHDPAKILVTSADSQVRIVDGALNVIEKYKGLRNTGNQISASLTPCGKHIVSASEDSHIYIWSYNGEGESTFSHPKLVRSFECFSADASVAITWPGLKSNTLRNSSVHSLPFFSSTGFSLSQDFPIDSNSRGSATWPEEKLPAPSPRAITSSMSKSEYKLFRTSFQSSSTSHAWGMVIVTATWDGRIRSFHNYGLPIPL